The proteins below are encoded in one region of Tomitella fengzijianii:
- the purU gene encoding formyltetrahydrofolate deformylase, translating into MISAGTTAAAADDRRYVLSLGCPDSTGIVARISEFLSDLGGWIVEAAYHADPNSGWFFTRQAIRASSVDLSAYELRERFAEVAAELGPETEWTLHDSGTPKRIVLVVSKDGHCLHDLLGRAAQGELPAQITAVIGNHRDLEPVVRAHGIAFHHVPFPKAGTDPEARAAAFAEVRDLVDAHDPHAVVLARFMQVLPAELCEHWAGRAINIHHSFLPSFAGARPYHQAFARGVKLIGATCHYVTADLDAGPIIEQDVTRIDHTYTTRDMVRQGRDIEKLVLARGLRWHLEDRVLVHDHKTVVFS; encoded by the coding sequence ATGATCTCCGCTGGAACAACAGCCGCCGCAGCCGACGACCGCCGCTACGTCCTCAGCCTCGGTTGCCCCGACAGCACGGGCATCGTCGCCCGGATCTCGGAGTTCCTCTCCGACCTCGGCGGCTGGATCGTGGAGGCGGCCTACCACGCGGACCCCAACTCCGGCTGGTTCTTCACCCGACAGGCCATCCGCGCGTCGTCGGTGGACCTGAGCGCGTACGAGCTGCGCGAACGCTTCGCAGAGGTGGCGGCCGAGCTGGGGCCGGAGACGGAGTGGACGCTGCACGATTCGGGCACGCCCAAGCGCATCGTCCTCGTGGTCAGCAAGGACGGCCACTGCCTGCACGACCTGCTGGGCCGCGCCGCCCAGGGCGAGCTGCCCGCGCAGATCACCGCGGTCATCGGCAATCACCGCGACCTGGAACCGGTGGTGCGCGCGCACGGCATCGCCTTCCACCACGTGCCGTTCCCCAAGGCCGGCACCGACCCCGAGGCCCGCGCCGCCGCGTTCGCCGAGGTCCGCGACCTGGTCGACGCGCACGACCCGCACGCGGTCGTCCTGGCCCGGTTCATGCAGGTGCTCCCCGCCGAACTGTGCGAACACTGGGCGGGCCGCGCCATCAACATCCACCACAGCTTTCTGCCGTCGTTCGCCGGCGCCCGGCCCTACCATCAGGCGTTCGCCCGCGGCGTCAAGCTGATCGGCGCCACCTGCCACTACGTGACCGCCGACCTGGACGCCGGGCCGATCATCGAGCAGGACGTCACCCGCATCGACCACACCTACACGACGCGGGACATGGTGCGGCAGGGACGCGACATCGAGAAGCTCGTGCTGGCACGCGGACTGCGCTGGCATCTCGAGGACAGGGTGCTGGTGCACGACCACAAGACGGTGGTGTTCAGCTG
- the deoC gene encoding deoxyribose-phosphate aldolase: MNAQAAPGSFRSTVASIVDHTLLKPEATAADVRALITEGRELGVGAVCVSPSMLPVHADGLVVAAVAGFPSGKHHSLVKSAESAFAVEAGAQEIDMVIDVGAAVAGDYGAVLADVLAVREAIGPNIVLKVILETAVLGDEAIVECCRSAERAGADYVKTSTGFHPAGGASTHAVRLMAETVGDRLGVKASGGIRTAEAAMAMIDAGATRLGLSGTRAVLDGLPEA, encoded by the coding sequence ATGAACGCACAGGCGGCCCCCGGATCATTTCGCAGCACCGTCGCGTCGATCGTGGACCACACGCTGCTCAAGCCGGAGGCCACTGCGGCCGACGTGCGTGCGTTGATCACCGAGGGCCGTGAGCTGGGCGTCGGCGCGGTGTGCGTGTCGCCGAGCATGCTGCCGGTGCACGCCGACGGGCTGGTGGTCGCCGCGGTGGCCGGCTTCCCGTCGGGCAAGCACCACTCGCTGGTCAAGTCCGCGGAGTCGGCGTTCGCGGTGGAGGCCGGCGCCCAGGAGATCGACATGGTCATCGACGTGGGCGCCGCCGTGGCCGGGGACTACGGCGCCGTCCTGGCCGACGTTCTGGCGGTGCGCGAGGCGATCGGCCCGAACATCGTGCTCAAGGTGATCCTGGAGACGGCCGTGCTCGGCGACGAGGCGATCGTCGAGTGCTGCCGCTCGGCGGAGCGCGCGGGGGCCGACTACGTCAAGACCTCCACCGGTTTCCACCCGGCCGGCGGTGCGAGCACCCATGCGGTCCGGCTGATGGCCGAGACGGTGGGTGACAGGCTCGGCGTCAAGGCCAGCGGCGGGATCCGCACGGCGGAGGCCGCGATGGCGATGATCGACGCGGGCGCCACGCGACTGGGGCTCTCCGGCACGCGGGCCGTGCTGGACGGGCTGCCGGAGGCCTGA